TTCCCAAACAGGGAAAATTGTTTTAAGTGTCGAATTACATTTCGAAATTTTAAACTACATAAAATAATAGTTTATAATGCGATTACTTCTTTTGTTCCACATCAATCTACTGAACTTATctagtaaaataaatttttctgAATTTTTGACCCTTTAATTCAagcataaatattaaatgttgaCCGACAATACATACTTGTTTATTAGTAAAACAGAACAACAAAAGTGTTAAAcgaatttttttgaaaattaggattttaattttttattatttttgtctGTGTAATCTTAAAGGCTGTGCCAAATGAAGGTATCAAGTATACGCCCCACAGACACCCGCACAGAGTGAGCGTTTATAGGCGAAGTGCGATTTACAAGCCGATTTCAGGTGTTGGCATTTCAATCTACATTGAGTTGTCTAATCAAGCGGCACACGCTGTTCAGCCTGGCTGTAAATTGAAACAATAAAGTGCTTGACTCGCACATTCGGGACCCACAACCAGGCACATCCCTATAACCTCTATAAGGTTGGCAAGACCACTGTGTGAGTGTGCTGCTCACGTACGAGTATGAGCATAAATAGGCGGCATAAAAATAACTTAACACGTGTCGACAGTTTGGCTGTAAGGAAACCCACCCCccaaatgaaaaaaaaaataaaaaacctgCCTCCAAGGAAATATCTCAAATATTTAGCTCCTTTTTTTCATACCTCTTGGGTGATGTTTTCTGTGCTTTGCTTTTGTGGCACTTTATTTGTGCAGGGCACGAGCAAACAGGATTTGGGAAATCACATCAGTGGAGGAGCTGCCAGAGGATCATCATCATCTCCCACATTGAGTGAAGGGCGCCAAAAACGCGCCATGGGCGACTACAAAGAGCTGACTGACATCATTGACGAGCTGGAGGAGAATAGCCTGGCCCAGAAGGCGAGTGCCACATTGCCGGTGGGCGCCGTGCCTCCGCAGGGCCAGGAATTCGATTTGGACAGCATGCCGCCACTGACCTACTACCTGCTCCTTCAGAAGCTGCGACAGCGTAAGTTGCCCCAGCGGATCACACTGCGTATGCGCAACATTTGCAGGTGGAGATGGTTGGGTGCTGAAATGTGTGCTAAACATCTGGTGGAGCCTTCTAATTGGATCCCGAATCACGTTCACATTTCCAGCCATCATCTCCATCACTTTGGCATACTTTATCCGTAAGCTTTTCCCCCGTTTTTGCAGACAGAAAAAAATGATATGGAAATCTGAGTGGCATTTAATATGCGTGTCATTTGACTTCTTTATTTTCATTCCATTCAGAATTATCATTCAAGACAGTTCCAAAAATTGTGGGAGCTCTTGAAATCTGAAAGCGACTCAAGACAACAGGTTATATGCTTACAAGTAAGCAAAAGCAATGCTTCTTTGCATACTTATTGCATACCAAATTGTAATAATTatgattttgtttatttgaatattttaatgatttcTTGTTACTTTGTTaaggaaaaaaataattaaaatattaacattttaGTATTACTCAAGACATTTTAATATTGCGATAGACAATTATAGAGTTGAAGTGGTCTTGCTATTTTATGAACactacacagagagaaatattaAAGTCCATTGTTATTGAATTGGTAAGATTCGATCTTAAAGTctgtgtaagtacatttttgtgtcaatgttctcaatattagaacgaaatagtgagaagagaaaagttaaattgcgTTTCCTTAACAACAATTGGAGAAGTATACACCACTGActggactaatagtttattttaattttaatatttaaataccgCCAATATAACTTGATCCGAGCACAGTGAAAGATTTTCAACTTCAAAAATgtcattatatttttaagaacatttgcaactcagatgagaacgtcagatttttctctgtgtacctatttaacaattttctaagcatttacattttttaatataaaaattgtgtaggactttaaggaaaatgtacaaaaaaatgcaaaaaaattttaaatatttaatttatttaaatagtaattagttatcttaaaattttgttttaaaatctATAAAGACTTCTCAGCCTCTTTTTCTCGTGGTTCAATGCTAGAACttaatatttaagatattcgAATTCCAAAATGCCTTATTTGACAACTCCCCTTTTTAATAAACCATCCCAATGACCAATGGTACCCGCATTCCTCCCCCATTTGAACAGTGCAGAGCAATGGCGAGCCCGCTTATCGCGTGCGGACGCCCCGCCTTGGCCGCAGCATTGACTCCTGGCGGATCCTGGACGGCGAGGGAGCGCCGGAGGAGTCCATCGGAGGGCAGTTCGTGCAGCGCATGGCCAAGAAATCGGTGCCGTTCAAGCCGCGCCTGGGCAAACGTGCTCAAGTGTGCGGCGGCGATTGAGTCACGACAAGGACGCGAGGACATGCCACGGAACCGGACGGAGGACGATCCCAGGACAAGGTTGAGGCCAGGCGACTGGCCCTCGAGCTAAATTAACCCCCCAAATGGCCAGCTGAATTCGACGCGACGCAAAAATAACCCACATATGCATAGTGAATGACTAGTAGCTACCAGCGCTATAACCCTGTTTTGAGAGGAACTAATGATGTGTATATATAGTAcatgtatttattatttatttgaataaatTGCAGCCCCCAAAAGCTTGGTTTACTCGCGAAGCGACGAATTTGCATCGCAAATGCAAAGCCGGGAATTAAATAAACATGGCAATTTCATTTTCTCGACCATCGCCATTGACCCCTCGCTCTAACCAAGGATTTCTTTTTCTGTATAATGCATTATATTATGTTTCCACTCCCTTGgtaaattatagaaaatttcaGGGCGTGTAAATTGGGAAAATGCGGCCAGCATGGCATCCGTTGCCACAAAATCATCCAGTGAGTGTTGGCCATGTTGCAGTTGCATTGCTGTGGGCCCATGTGTGCGTGTTGACTGATAAAGTATATCAGTTCTCATACCGACCCCGAAAATCCGGTCCCCACACACATTTTTGGCCAACCAAAAGCTGCCGGCTTTATTCGGCCTGATGAAGCATAAAAATATTGTGCGGTGCTTGCAATGCATGGCGAATTGGTATCCATTTTATGAGGGTTTGCAAGGTTGAAAACTTTAACGTGAACTACccactaaaaatatatattttccattctctaTAAGTCTTAGATTTATTGCtgggaaataaaaataattccgtTCAAGCAATCTATTAATTATTAGCTAATATAGTTTTATTAAATCAGGAAACATAATCATACAAATTCTATGTCACATACAAAACCTTCGCATATTatgaaatgttttattaaatCCGCAATAAATCCTTAAAACTTGTGAACtacattttccattaaaaCCTTTTATTCTCTAGGAGTCTTATAATTCTCTTATTTATTGCtgggaaattaaaaatagtGCCGAGAAACCTATTTATTATCACCTTACACTGTGCAATTTAATCAGAAAATGTAATACCAAAAATTCTAAGTCATGTACAAAACCTACCTTTATAATGAAAACAGATTTTATTTTCATGATTTCATTAAATcctaaaatgaattaaaacgAAAAGTCATTTAATTCCTTTTGCATTCCTAGCTCTGGCTGACGCAGCTGTTTTTACAAGCTCAGCAGCTGGAAGTTTTTGCAACTCATTAGAAACTTGGCACATGCCAATTAGTTGGGCTAACCAGGCACCCTCCAACCGCTCCAGAAACCCGTGATCCGCAATCCTAGTTTATGCCAGCTCCAATTATTAACCCCAGGTGGTTTAGGATTCAATGCCAGTTAACCATTTGATGTTGAACCTAGCCAAAGGGCCTGCATGCATCCTGGCATGGATCATACATCACGTAACCGGCTTTCAAAGGAGCACCTAAACAGAGGGTAGACGTACATATATCTGCCTGAACCGTGCTTAAATTGCGATAATGGGCTCACAGGCCTGACCTCCCACCGCCTCGACCCGAAGGAGATATAGATATTGAAACATTATAACTGCAAAATGGTAATAAATTTATCCCCACCTCTTGGGTAAAATGAACCAAAAAAGAGCAAGCCAGGAAGAAGTCGCTGGCCAGACACGCACATGAAGGCTCAGTAAAAAGCGAAGTGCACTCTGAAAAATCAAGTATTCCTCTTGGTAGTTCTgaacaacataataataaattatcaCGGAATTCAATtgataacaaaaaaatttaactcaATTAAATACAATACTGACACTGAGTGCTACTTTTTATTGAGTCTATTTACGCTTCACTGAATATCAAACATTTGCATTCATGATTCATGCTTCCATTTATTTGCGGTCACGTATGTACAACATATATATAATAGTAAACATATGGTTATTATTCAAAATGAGCATTCAAACGTAAACCTATAAAATTGActcaatacattttaatagtttcgatatcttttgtttttgttttgttataattacgaataaaaaagaatttttaatgaagaacaataaaaacaagtgTTAAATCAGTTTGAAAAGATCCAACACAATTATCTTGAATATTATAATGGGTGATTATCTTATGGTCTCCGAATGATTTCTCATTTTTATCATGATAGTGCACTTTTTTATAtgcttaaaaattaattttatagaaGTGGTATATGACGATGAGTTAGTTTTGTTTAGTTTActtaaatcttaaaattacttgtgataaaaaaattacaagTTCCCACAAATTGTTATTTTTGCCAAGCTTTCCTAagcaaatataaatgtttaaatagTTTTAACGTTTTTGGATTATATTTCAAGATTTTAAAAGAGAAccattaatttttttcaatGTGTAGAGAACCGGGAGTCGGCAGGAACTTTGCATGATAGCGTAGATTTACAGTCGGGTCGTTGCGTAAGGTTAAACTACCTTAGCATCAGCTGGCTTCCTGTCTACGTGGGATGGTCCTGGCCGCtcctcctcttcttcttccAAGTTCCTGTCCTATCTGGCTAACAAATATATGCATACATATGTGCGAAATGATAAGTTGATTGTGCCTAAGTAC
This region of Drosophila subpulchrella strain 33 F10 #4 breed RU33 unplaced genomic scaffold, RU_Dsub_v1.1 Primary Assembly Seq354, whole genome shotgun sequence genomic DNA includes:
- the LOC119560005 gene encoding protein hugin, which gives rise to MCGPSYCTLLLIAASCYVLVCSQAKSLQGTSKQDLGNHISGGAARGSSSSPTLSEGRQKRAMGDYKELTDIIDELEENSLAQKASATLPVGAVPPQGQEFDLDSMPPLTYYLLLQKLRQLQSNGEPAYRVRTPRLGRSIDSWRILDGEGAPEESIGGQFVQRMAKKSVPFKPRLGKRAQVCGGD